From one Phytoactinopolyspora mesophila genomic stretch:
- the pstB gene encoding phosphate ABC transporter ATP-binding protein PstB: MSVRPEEFRQRGDVEHREKTFELNHVSVSYGDSRAVHDVSIDIFHKNITALIGPSGCGKSTLLRSLNRMNDLIPSARVEGELLYHGEDIYGPKVDPVQVRKVIGMVFQKPNPFPKSIYDNVAFGPRTTGMKGDMDDIVETALRRAGLWDEVKDRLDDNAYGMSGGQQQRLCIARCIAVEPDVILMDEPCSALDPISTGRIEDLMLELKERFSIVIVTHNMQQAARVSDMTAFLMVELTADEKSRWGELIEYDDTAKIFTNPSDSRTEDYISGKVG, translated from the coding sequence ATCTCGGTACGCCCGGAAGAGTTCCGGCAGCGTGGCGACGTCGAGCATCGAGAGAAGACGTTCGAACTCAACCACGTTTCGGTGTCGTATGGAGACTCACGCGCGGTCCACGACGTGTCGATCGACATCTTCCACAAGAACATCACCGCGTTGATCGGACCGTCCGGGTGTGGCAAGAGCACACTTCTGCGCTCACTCAACCGAATGAACGACCTCATTCCGAGTGCTCGTGTCGAGGGCGAGCTGCTCTACCACGGCGAGGACATTTATGGACCGAAGGTCGATCCGGTCCAGGTTCGCAAGGTCATCGGCATGGTCTTCCAGAAACCGAACCCCTTCCCCAAGTCGATCTACGACAACGTCGCCTTCGGCCCACGCACAACTGGGATGAAAGGCGACATGGACGACATCGTGGAGACCGCGCTTCGCCGGGCCGGGTTGTGGGACGAGGTGAAAGACCGGCTCGACGACAACGCCTACGGCATGTCCGGCGGTCAACAGCAGCGACTCTGTATCGCCCGATGTATCGCGGTCGAACCGGATGTGATCTTGATGGACGAGCCGTGTTCCGCGCTGGACCCGATATCCACTGGACGGATCGAAGACCTGATGCTGGAGCTCAAGGAGCGTTTCTCGATCGTCATCGTGACGCACAACATGCAGCAGGCCGCCCGGGTCTCCGACATGACGGCTTTCCTCATGGTGGAGCTCACGGCGGACGAGAAGAGCCGGTGGGGAGAGTTGATCGAGTACGACGACACCGCGAAGATCTTCACCAATCCGTCCGACAGCCGGACCGAGGACTACATCAGCGGCAAGGTGGGCTGA
- a CDS encoding threonine/serine ThrE exporter family protein: protein MSKSYPPAGPPPPPPPAASASSNKSVDRFGRPLRDRARRAFTGSGPPTVPIALPPPNSGLAAEVERSVLDLVLRTGEALITTGAPVADTTAALLRLAAGFGVTSCQVDITFVSITVSIDRDDDPITKVRVISVRTADYSRLADLMEMVDAVDRGELDLNGARERLDEIRKTPHPYRRWVVTLALGAMAAGVAILLNGSWLAAAIAAATTMIIDRTLRWLRHKGLPYMFQQAIGAGIATGVALFLNWGRSTFDWSPQLIAPSLVVAAGIVVLLAGLSLVGAAEDAISGFPLTAAARSFEVALYTIGIVVGVGFVLDLGHRIGVPLHITDHSALSTPFGVQVLAGGVIAGAWGLASYSRLRTVGVASAVGAVSAGVFLIVNDFGLGPAGSSFVAALVVGVLAAGVAERLGAPALAVSVCGITPLLPGLLIYQSMFTMVDADDLVAGAGMLFGALGVGLALAAGVTLGEFLASPLRTRMDRWQRRVLQRARGSRT from the coding sequence GTGAGTAAGTCTTATCCACCGGCTGGTCCGCCTCCGCCTCCCCCTCCCGCGGCGTCGGCCTCCTCCAACAAGTCGGTCGACCGGTTCGGCCGCCCCCTCCGCGACCGCGCACGCCGCGCTTTCACCGGTTCCGGACCGCCCACCGTCCCCATCGCGCTGCCGCCGCCCAACAGCGGGCTCGCGGCCGAGGTCGAGCGATCGGTACTCGATCTGGTCCTGCGCACCGGCGAAGCACTGATCACCACCGGGGCGCCGGTCGCCGACACAACGGCCGCCCTGCTCCGGCTCGCCGCGGGGTTCGGCGTCACGTCTTGCCAGGTGGACATCACGTTCGTGTCGATCACCGTGTCCATCGACCGAGACGACGATCCGATCACCAAGGTGCGCGTCATCAGTGTTCGCACAGCGGACTACAGCCGCCTGGCCGACCTCATGGAGATGGTCGACGCGGTTGACCGCGGAGAACTCGACCTGAATGGGGCACGCGAGCGGCTGGATGAGATCCGCAAGACGCCGCACCCATACCGGCGGTGGGTGGTCACGCTCGCGCTCGGCGCCATGGCCGCCGGGGTGGCGATCCTGCTGAATGGCTCCTGGCTGGCCGCCGCGATCGCCGCGGCCACCACGATGATCATCGACCGGACGCTGCGCTGGCTGCGGCACAAAGGCTTGCCGTACATGTTCCAGCAGGCCATCGGTGCCGGCATTGCCACGGGGGTAGCGCTCTTCCTGAACTGGGGCCGTTCCACTTTCGATTGGTCACCGCAGCTGATCGCGCCGTCGCTCGTCGTGGCAGCCGGCATCGTCGTCCTTCTCGCGGGGCTTTCCCTGGTCGGCGCCGCGGAAGACGCCATCTCGGGCTTCCCGCTCACCGCCGCGGCACGATCATTCGAGGTCGCGCTCTACACCATCGGGATCGTCGTCGGCGTCGGCTTCGTCCTGGATCTCGGTCACCGGATCGGTGTGCCTCTGCACATCACCGATCACAGTGCGTTGAGCACACCCTTCGGGGTTCAGGTTCTGGCCGGGGGTGTCATCGCGGGCGCGTGGGGACTGGCGTCATACAGTCGCCTCCGCACGGTCGGGGTGGCTTCCGCGGTAGGCGCTGTCTCCGCTGGGGTGTTTCTCATCGTGAACGACTTCGGCCTAGGACCAGCCGGCTCGTCCTTCGTCGCCGCGCTGGTGGTTGGTGTCCTCGCCGCCGGAGTGGCCGAGCGCCTGGGCGCCCCCGCGCTGGCCGTCTCGGTCTGCGGTATCACCCCGCTGCTGCCCGGACTGCTCATCTACCAGTCGATGTTCACGATGGTCGATGCCGACGACCTCGTGGCCGGTGCGGGCATGTTGTTCGGCGCGCTAGGCGTGGGGCTGGCGCTGGCCGCCGGCGTGACGCTCGGGGAGTTCTTGGCGAGCCCGCTGCGTACCAGGATGGACCGCTGGCAGCGCCGAGTACTGCAACGAGCCCGCGGCAGCCGCACTTAA
- a CDS encoding MFS transporter, with the protein MMTQTLIREHPAARTRRGSRWIEHWDPENPEFWERHGKKVARRNLIVSVFAENIAFSVWLLWSISAAVLVAHYNFGFSAAQLFFLVAVPNLIGATLRIPYTFAVPKFGGRNWTVVSGLFLLLPTLLLVVAVSNPSTPYWAFLLIAATAGVGGGNFASSMTNISFFYPDRKKGLVLGLNAAGGNIGVSIIQLGLPVIVGAGGLFGLVAASAGGVDLARAGYVWGLLALVSAGCAWFFMNNLSVSLASFSEQIKVVRHKHTWVMSWLYVGTFGSFIGYSAAFPLLIGLQFPHVSIANFAFLGALIGSVARPFGGWLADRLGGARVTFWNFVAMAAGTVVVITAVNSGSWPLFLGAFLLVFVTTGIGNGSTYRMIPMIFQRQAVLEAEGAATETRDAALARGRTEAAAVIGLSSAVGAFGGFLVVATFGVLELLSDGEVATGSIATAFGLFLVFYATCILLTWWHYRRRTFMIQRAPNLSMVDI; encoded by the coding sequence ATGATGACGCAGACCCTCATTCGGGAACATCCGGCCGCGCGCACCAGACGCGGTTCGCGTTGGATCGAGCACTGGGACCCCGAGAATCCAGAGTTCTGGGAGCGCCACGGCAAGAAGGTAGCGCGGCGCAACCTGATCGTCTCGGTCTTCGCGGAGAACATCGCGTTCTCCGTCTGGCTGCTCTGGAGCATCTCGGCCGCTGTTCTGGTCGCACACTACAACTTCGGATTCAGCGCGGCTCAATTGTTCTTCCTGGTAGCCGTGCCCAACCTGATCGGTGCGACGCTGCGGATCCCGTACACCTTCGCGGTGCCGAAATTCGGCGGCCGGAACTGGACGGTGGTCAGCGGCCTGTTCCTGCTGTTGCCCACGCTCTTGCTCGTAGTGGCGGTGAGCAACCCCTCGACGCCGTACTGGGCGTTCCTACTCATCGCCGCGACTGCTGGCGTCGGCGGCGGGAACTTCGCGTCCAGCATGACGAACATCAGCTTCTTCTACCCGGACCGGAAGAAGGGTCTGGTGCTCGGCCTCAATGCGGCGGGCGGCAACATCGGCGTCAGCATCATCCAACTCGGGCTGCCGGTGATCGTCGGCGCAGGCGGACTGTTCGGTCTGGTCGCGGCGTCGGCCGGCGGTGTCGATCTGGCTCGCGCCGGCTACGTGTGGGGGCTGCTGGCCCTCGTTTCGGCCGGCTGTGCATGGTTCTTCATGAACAACCTGTCGGTTTCGCTCGCGAGCTTCAGCGAGCAGATCAAAGTGGTACGGCACAAGCACACCTGGGTGATGTCCTGGCTCTATGTCGGGACGTTCGGCTCGTTCATCGGCTACTCGGCGGCGTTCCCGTTGCTCATCGGACTGCAGTTCCCGCATGTCAGCATCGCGAACTTCGCCTTCCTCGGAGCGCTGATCGGATCGGTGGCCCGCCCGTTCGGTGGCTGGCTCGCCGACCGCCTCGGTGGCGCCCGGGTCACGTTCTGGAACTTCGTGGCGATGGCAGCCGGCACCGTGGTGGTCATCACGGCCGTGAACTCGGGGTCGTGGCCACTGTTCCTCGGAGCCTTCCTCCTGGTGTTCGTCACCACGGGTATCGGCAACGGATCCACGTACCGCATGATCCCGATGATCTTCCAGCGGCAGGCGGTGCTGGAAGCGGAGGGCGCGGCGACCGAGACACGCGATGCGGCGCTGGCCCGGGGCCGGACCGAGGCCGCGGCCGTCATCGGGCTGTCGTCGGCGGTTGGAGCCTTCGGCGGCTTTCTCGTCGTCGCGACCTTCGGTGTGCTGGAGCTGCTGAGTGACGGCGAGGTGGCGACCGGCAGCATAGCCACCGCGTTCGGGCTGTTCCTGGTCTTCTACGCGACGTGCATCCTGCTGACCTGGTGGCACTACCGGCGGCGGACGTTCATGATCCAGCGTGCGCCCAACCTCTCCATGGTCGACATCTAG